The Eubacterium sp. MSJ-33 genomic sequence CCGAAAGTGAAGAATTGTATTTAAGAAAGGATTGGTGAATATGGCAATCAGTGATGAATTACGAAGAGTAAAGACGAAGGAAACTACGGAAGCAATTGAGTGGACGACGCGCTATATCCAGCAGTATTGTGTGATGAAGTGTGTAGTAGAGGATCTGAAGAAGCAGTCCTTTACGTTGGATAAGAATTGTGTTTCTGGGCAGTTTCAGACAAAAAACGGAGCGGAAGTACAGTATTGCTTTGAGATGGGACTTGCTGCGGCGATGGCAGGGGACGCCGCATTTGTACAGAATTATTACACAGAACATCCGGAGATGTTTGATGTGGATAATGTATTGATTAATAAGATTAACATAAAAAAGAAGAACGCATGTCAGGAATGGAACGGTTATTGTCTATATAACTGGGTGCTGTGGGGGAACTTAAAAAATCCGGGGCATCAGAAATTCGTGAAGCTTTTCAATACATATTTTTCACAGAATCCGGATGCGGATTGCGAGTTTTTAGAGGAACAGGTTATAAGGGGAATGGGGGATATGGTTGCAGTTGAGCATATGTTGGAAGCAGTGGAACGGATGAAACAGGATTTTCCAGCTATTTATGCATTTTATGCGGATGCATCTAAGGGGGGAAAACGTGCAGAGTCTCAGTTAATTATGCCGGTTATGGAATGGATGACAGCCTGGTATATACAAAAAAAGAAAAATATATTTATCTCTGCAGATAACATAAAAAGTATTATGTATTTTACATATGATTGGAGTCGGAATAAACGGGTCGTCGATCGGGAACAGGAAGCGTATCTGGAACAAGTATGGGATAGAAACTGCGATGTGGAACTGGCAGAACAATTTGCGCGACGAAAGGCTTATATTTCGGAGAAAGAGCAGACGGAACAAGCAGGAATAATGCGATTTTTAGAATGTCTGGATCAGGTTAAATCGGTTGCAAAACCAGACCATTATCTGTCGTTATTAAATCGGTTGTGGCGGTATTTGAATAAAGATAAACATTCGGTACAGAAAAATACGGACAGGAATATAAAATTACGCGGACAGTATATCAAGATCATCCAGGATAGAATCCGGCAGTTATATGTAGAAGGGGAGGATGTATGTGGATATTATCTGAAAAATGACATGAAGCTGCATGAAGATCTGTTGCAGGAATTTCTTTTCTATAAAAAGAATTTTAGTAAGAATGGTGAAATGATATTGGGAATCAGGGAATTAAGTAACTTGGGAATGCCATTGGAGGAGAATGACTATATAGCGTCTTTGGAACCTTATGAGAACAAACCACAGGATCAGGTTGTACAGATATGGAAAAACAGTAAGGTGCAGATTGAGAAACCGGAGAAACTGTATGTGTATCAGAAGAAGCTTGTTGGCTATTGCAATACAGAAAACCTTGTCAGGGCAGCGAAATGTGGGATTTTTCCGAAAGAGATGCATGCGCGTTTGCTTGATTATGTAATTCGCAAAGAGATTTATCAATCGATATATCCGGTAATAATTTGGATTGCAGGAGGGGGATTGGATGAAAGTTGATTTGATACTTCAGGATAAAAAGGGAATTACCGAAGAGAAAAAGAAGTCGTCGGAGATACAGAATGCAGAGAAGATCTTGATGGTATTGAAAAGAAGTCTGAAAGACCGGTATCCAGGAATCGGGCATGTTCTGCATTGTATGGAGTTTGTGCCGGTCAAAGAGGAAATACAATTTGAGACGGATGGCGTACATATTTTTTATTCAGCCAAGGTTGTGTTGATGCTTTTCAGGCAAAGAAAACTGCGTGATATGGCATATCGGATTATGCATATTGTAGCACATGGGCTGTTGCGGCATTTTGAGATTGCAGAGAAGTATCGAAATGACATAATTATGCACACGCTTATGGATCAGGAAGTGCACTATCTGTTAGAACAGCTGTCTGTGCCAATAGACGCACAAGAAGAAAAACCGAAATTTGAATTTTTTGAGTCATTTTATCAGCAGGGGTGGCAGACTTTGTTTGGTAGATGGAAATGTACTAAAAAATCTTATGTAGCCAAACAGTCTCTTTTCAGAAAACGAAAAATGCTAAAAAGGGATGATCATCATATCTGGTCAAGGGAAAAACGTTATCACATGGCTTTCGATGCATCAAAACCAAATCAGCAGGATATACAACAATTTTGGAAAGGTCTGCGGGAACTGTCCTGTGGCATGCAGGATCAGAATATCAATCAACAAATATTGTCAGATAGTATAAGAACGGGAGGGAAACAAGAAAAACAGCACGGATCATTTGCGGGCGGACAAGCCGAAATATATCGTGCTGCAATAGCTTCAAAGATTAATTACAGCCAGTATCTAAAGCACTTTTTCCGTGCGGGAGTAAGAGAACAGGAAGATGTAGACAGTATAGATAAAGCACTGTATGCGTGGGGAAGCTCAGTTTATGAGGATATTGTGTTTATTGAGCCAGAAACGGATAAAAACGTATATCAGATGCATACAGTCATTCTGGCAATTGATACGAGTGGAAGCTGTGAAGGGAGTGTGATGTCACAGTTTCTGGCGGAAACAAGGCAGATATTAAAAAGTTTAAAAAATATCTCTTTTGAAAAATTGATCATATTGCAATGTGATGCAGAGATCACACATGAAACGATTTACACAAAAGTATCGGAACTGCCGATAGATTGTGATTTTGAACAGGAAATATATGGATTTGGAGGAACTAGCTTTATTCCTGTGTTTGAGTACACAGATCGCAGGGTGCAAGCTGGGGAGAAAGTAGATTGCTTAATTTATCTGACCGATGGATATGGGGATTATCCGAAGCAGGAACCGAAAAAATATCAGACATTTTTTGTATTACAGCAGGATGATGAGGAGGCAGATGTATTTGGAAATAAACTCTCAATTCCTGATTGGATAACCACCTTGTATTTAGAATGAAAGGAGTTGTATTCAGTATGTACGAGTATAGTATTCAGGAAGCAAAAAAGGAAATAAAGGACAGTATTCGAATCTATTTACAAAAAGATGCAGCAGGAAACTATCTGCTTCAGGGAAGTAAAAAGAATCCATTTTATATTGTAGGAGAACCGGGTATTGGAAAGACAGAGATGGCAAAGCAGATTGCAGATGAGCTTGAAATAGGATTTTTTGCAACGTCTCTCACGCATCATACGAGAAATTCAGTATTAGGACTGCCCACGATTGTAGAATTTAACGAGGAGAAAATGACAGAATATACCATGCCGGATATGCTGGCGCAGATCGAAAAACTTTGCGCAAAAGGAGAGACGGAAGGGATTTTGTTGATTGATGAGTTCGCATCGATGAGTGAGGCGCTGGTGGCACCGATGCTTGCTTTTTTGCAGAGCAAATGTATTGGCAATCATTATCTTCCGGAAGGATGGACTTTGATGTTATGCAGCAATCCGCCAGAGTATAACGAGACAGCCAGAGAGTTTGATGCGGCGGTGATGGATCGTGTGCGTTATATGCGGGTAACATATGCGGGAAAAGATTTTTTACGGTATGCAGAACAGATAAATATGCATCCACTGATTATCGAGTATCTTCGTAAAAACCCGGATCAGGCATATGTTTGTGTAAATAATAATGGAAAGAAAGAAATTGTAACAGCCAGAAGTTGGGAAAATCTTTCAAATTGTATCTACGGATACGAAGCAATTGGTGAGCAGGTGACAGAGCGCCTGGTGTATCAGTTTATTAAATCGGAGAGAACGGCATATGGATTTTGTCAATATTATGTGTTAAGCAACACGGCATTTTGCGCAGAGGATATTTCCAATATTTTAAATGGAAATATAAAGACATATTTTGCGAAAATACGCGCTTTGGATTATGAGAAGAAGTGGAGGGTGATCAAGCTTTTACAGGATGAGCTTCTAACAGGAAGTGAGACAATTGAAGTCCGGGGACGATATCTGGACTATCTGGCGGATATGATTGATAACTGGACAGCGTGGATGTGGACACAAAAAGATACAAAGGAGCAATCTGGTGCGTCAGTAGAAACGCAGGCCATTCGAGGAGATGATTATTATTTTGCGCTTAATTATCTGACCGGGAGAAATTCCATGAGAGTTCTGCCGGATTGCCTGATGGAAAAGGCGGCAAATCCGGAGTGGCAGAAATTAGAGACACAGATGGCGGAAACTGTCATGGAAAAGGTCAGCAGGGAGCATAGTATTGTTGGGAATAACATCAATCCGGAAATTTTGACACAGATGCAAAACTGGCATACAAGGCATACTGCAGATAACATGGAGAAAATAAAACAGAAGAATAATCAGATAAAAAACACATTTGAATTTTTGGACTATATTGGGGATCCAATTATTCGGGAGAATTTCGTACGCAATCTGAACCAGCAAAGCAGTCTGCTTTATATACTTGCAAAAGGCGAAAATAAGCCATATATAAAGGCTATGACTGCATTGCTTGGCGAAAGTGCCTGATCAATAGCGGGACAACCCTTTGGATACAGAGGAAATCAGGGTGTCAACAGCTTCCGGTGGTGAAAGAAGGCGTACATGGTCGATGTGCTGTTTTGCCCAAAGAACAGTACCTGAAATAGAGTGATGCAGGCTTACCATGTACCAATGTTCACCGGTTAATTCCAGTTCGGAACGGGAACTTGAAAGAACTTGATTTGCTTCCTGTTCTGATATTGGACGGATATGTATGTTGGAACCAAATGTATCAAGCAATGCATTTCCGGATGAGAATGTGGCATCTTCACAGACTAACATACGGATATCAACTTTGGAACCGCCGTACATAACAGGATGACTTTTCTTGTATTCCAGGGCGGAAAACGATTTTCTATATTGTAAAATATCTTCTGAAATCAAAAGTGGTTTCGAGCTGATATCCTTATATGGGCGAATCTCAATCATACGATCAATACGATAGATTGCAAGATCGCTGATTTCCTTGGATTTATCTGTGTGGGCTGCAAGATAGTAAAAACCATTTGCCTCGAAAATAGCAATTGGATCCAGACGTTGCCATTTAGGAAGCCCGGATGCAGTCGTTCTGGTCGCAATTAAATCAAAACTTGAAGTAAGTGGATTTAACTGATATTTGCCATAGTTTATTTCTACCTGGCATTCCATATGGAGCAAATGAATGAGAGTAGCCAGATTCTTTAACAGCTTTACCGAAGCGATATCCATGTGAAGCTCTTTATCAAAAGACAAGTTTTCTGTGTTGCACGCCTGATTTACAAGTTCAGGGGTAGCAGCATTTGCCAACCGCTTCCGCAAATTCTGAATTTCCCGAACGGATAAGTAGGGATTTACCTCGGCTCCGTTTAAAAGAGAAAAAAGTTCCTGTGGTTCAAACTGCGATTGAAAGGCATAAAATAATTCACGGTTCGCGGACTTATCTACTGTTATTCCGGATGTGTCAACTTCCTCGGCAGAGATGTATCGAGGATGCCTCTTGGTGGAAGCAGGATGCAAGTAGTATTTGTTGATATAGCCACCGTATATCAGGCAGAAAAAGTCTGGATATGCGGTTGAAAAAGCAAATAAGTCATCTAGCGCTTTGCGGATAGTTGGTTTTGACACATTGAAGTGAACTCCTGTGCACAATTCTGCTTCTTTCTCCAGCGCATTTTGAATTGTTTTCACAGACATTGGGGTTGTCAAGTCAGATTCTCTGTGCAGGATGCCACACAGACAGGCTTTTAAATTGGTTGAAAAACCAGGGATGGTACTTTCTCTTTTCCCAGGGGATGAATTCATATCAGGTTCTCCTTGCATTTGATATATCAATTATAGTAAGGTGATCGAGAGTTGTCAAAGTATTAAGTTAGAGCGTGTTATTTAGGTAGAGAAATGGAGGGAACGGGATGAGAACATACGTTATGTCAGACATTCATGGCATGTATAATAAATTTATGCTGATGCTTGAAAAATTACAGTTTTCAAGTGCGGACAGGCTTTATGTGTTAGGAGATCTGGTGCAGCGTGGACCGGATTCGGTTAATGTAGTACGAGAAATTATGCATCGAGAAAATGTAGAGGCAATTATGGGAAATCATGACCGGATGGCGTTAGATTTCCGTGATCCGGAGATCTTTGCAGACAGAGAAGTGGTAGAATATCTTCGGAAATTACCACTGTATAAGAAAATTGGAATAGCAGGACAGAAATATATACTTGTTCATGCCGGTCTTGGGGCTTTTTCAAAGGAAAAGAAATTTGAGAGTTACTCGGAGGGGGAGCTTACGTGGACACGCACGGATTATACAAAACCTTATTTCGAAGATATTATTGTGATAACCGGGCATACGCCGACACAAAAAATTCCGCACAATCCATATCCGGGGAAGATTGTGCGGATGAATAATCATATTGCAATTGATTGTGGTGCACCGTTTAAACATGGATGTTTAGCTGCACTTTGTCTGGAAACAGGAGAAGAATTTTATGTTTAAAATGCCACCTTCATCGCGAGCGCAATCACACATAGGATAATCGCGATTGGCACATACAGGTATCGCCCAAGGAAATACCACAGCTTCCCTCGAGGTTTTTTGCCACCTTCATTGATTGCTGCAAATAAATCTTCTTTCTTCATGATCCAGAACCAGGAAATTGCACCAAGTGTTGCACCAATCGGAATGATGTAGATGGAGACAAGATCCATCCAGGTACCCCAGCGGGTGATGGCTTCCATACCGATTCCGGCACCAAGGCAGATCACGCAGATAATGCCGAGTGCAACAGTACGGCGCAGCTTCGGGAAGCGGTGCAGAAGGGATTCGGCAACAGCTTCAAACATGTTCTGCAGGGAACTTACACCGGCGAAGATCATTGCCGCATACAGGATAATCGCAAAGACCTGTCCAAGCGGAATATCCTGCAGGATCGATGGCAATGTGATAAAGAGCAGGCTTGGCCCTGCGTCCACACTGACATCATAAGAGAAGCATGCCGGGATGATCACAAGCGCGGCAACCAAAGCTGCAATCGTATCGAAAATCGCGGTATGTCTCGATACTGCGATGACGTCTTCTTTCCGGTCTAAGTAGGATCCATACGCAATCATACCACTTCCGGTTACGGACAGGGAGAAGAACGCTTGCCCCATGGCAGTGATCCAGACAGTCGGATCTTTCAATGCTTCCCATCTTGGGATAAACATGAATTCATACCCGCTTGCTGAACCGGGCAGCAGAGCTACGCGGGCTGCAAGTACAACGAAAATCAGGAAAAAGAGCGGCATCATGATTTTGTTGCTTTTTTCGATACTACTGGCACCGAGTAATAAAGTAAGCAGAGTGCCGATGATGATAATAATATGGAATGGTACAACCGAGAAATCCGTCATCGAGAACGATTCGAACCATTCGGAAGTATTGACCTGCATTAAAAGTCCGGATGCAGAGTCAACAAATGCTTTTAATACATAGGCAACGATGATTGAATAGCCGATTGCGATGCATAGGGAACCTGTGAGTGGCAGCCAGCCAAGTGCACGCCCGGCAGGGGCGAGTTTTTCGTTTCGCGAACGCCATGCATTTTCATAGGACCCGAGTGTTCCTGTGTGTGACCAGCGTCCAATCGCAAACTCCGCCGGAAGTCCGACGTAGCTAAACAAAAATATAAACAATAAATAGATAAGAAGGAAGGCGCCACCGCCATTGCTTCCCATTTTATTTGGAAATCCCCAGACATTTGCCATGCCGACTGCGGAACCGACTGATGCAAGAATAAATCCCCAGCGGCTTTTGAACGATGTTCGAGTTTGTTCTTTTTTCATAAATGTACCATACCTGTCTAATTTAGTCTGTATTTTATCTATTCTACCATAAAAGCTTGTAATCAATCAATGTGCGTTGGAGTAAATATGAGAAAAAAGAGAAAATGCTCCAATCGTGAGACGAAAGCAAAGAAGTGAGTTGGAGCAGATGAGAGAAAAAAGAGAAATTGCTCCAATTGTGGATCGTAGGCGAAGAAGTCGGCTGGAGCAGATGTAAGAAAATAATGAAAAAACTCCAATTGTAGATAGGAGGCAAAAAAGTGGATTGGAGCAAGTGTAAGAAAAAAAGAGAAAATGCTCCAATTGCGAACAGGAAGCAAAAAAGTGGATTGGAGCAAGTGTAAGAAAAAAAGAGAAGATGCTCCAGTTGTGAACAGGAAGCAAAGAAGTGGGTTGGAGCAAGTGTAAGAAAAAAAGAGAAGATGCTCCAGTTGTGAACAGGAAGCAAAGAAGTGGGTTGGAGCAAGTGTAAGAAAAAAGAGAAAATGCTCCAATTGCGAACAGGAAGCAAAGAAGTGGGTTGGAGTAAATGTGATGAAAAATGAAAATAATACAAGTATTGCGGAAATAGGGGAATATATGAAAACTATATGGAGCCGTCAGATGACATGATATAATGTAGCATAATGATGCGTGCGCATGTCGTCACGCTGGCGCGTGTGACATAAGATATAATAAAATCAAAGCAAAATACAGAAATGAACATATAAAAGTCATTTTATGATGATAAAGTTTCTTCGAAAGGAGGAAGTACATGTACAGATTTTTAATGATAGAGGATGATATACAGATCTGCGAGGTCGTGCAGGATTTTTTTGCACGTGAGAGCAAGGGAACGATTCAGGTGCAAACTGCGCAGGATGGAGAAGTCGGATTAGGGAAATTCTATGAAAACGAATTTGATCTTGTGTTGCTTGACATTATGCTGCCGGGGATGAATGGATTGGAGTTATGTCGTTATATGCGAAGACGGAGTGTTGTGCCGATTATCTTCCTGACAGCGAAAGACACGGAGCAGGACATGATGCAGGGATATGCGACAGGATGTGATGATTATATGGTGAAACCATTTTCCCTGTCTGTCCTATATGCGAAATGTCTTGCCATCTTGAAGCGTGCGAAGGGGACAATACGCGAAGACGAGCTGGTGTGCGACGACATCCGTATGAATGTGCTGAAATATCGTGTAACGGTAGAAGGGAGAGAAGTAGACCTGTCCCCGAAGGAATTCGCTCTGCTTCGGATGCTGCTTGAAAATAAAGGCATGGTGTTGCTTCGGGAGCGGCTGTTAATTGGCATCTGGGGATATGATTATGAGGGTACAGACCGGTGCGTAGATAATCATGTGCGAAAGCTTCGAAAGCATCTTGGAAGTGCAGGCAGATGTATCAAAACAGTGGTAGGAAAAGGTTATAAGATTGAGGAGATGTTACCGAAGAAAGGGGCGTAACATATGAAAGGAAAAAAGAAGAAACTGACCGGTAGATGGAAGCGGGAAATGCGGAAGTACCGCGGGAATCTGATCTGGAAAGCTATATTAATCAACTGTCTGGCAATTGCGCTATTTTGGGGAGTATGTAGTTGGGTACGAGGAAAAGCAAATATAGAAATAGGCAGTTATTTTACTGATGCAAGGACCTCTGTGCAGGATTACATAATCAGTGTATTGTCGGATCCGGGATTGTTTGGGGCAGAAGAAAGATTAATAGAGAGTAAAATTGAGGTCAAAGACAGACAGGAGGATACGGATGGATTTTCCTTTTTGAACCGGGTATATGAACTTGGTACGGGAGAACTGATCTATGAAAACCAAAATCAGAAGGCAGATGATAAACTTCAGAAATTTGTTGATGAACGGATAGAGATGATTTCCGGTGCAAATAAACCATATTTTCAGGTTCAATTATATAATTCTGCGGGGGGAGAGAAAACAGAGAGTAAAACCATGGATGTAATATTTGAAGGCATACATAACGAGGCCTTAAAATTACGTGGAAATTATCTGATGTATGGACAGCGTGTATATGATACAACAGGAAAAGGATATGTTGTTCTGTCGGCAATGTATGCAAACCCCTATACCTGGTATCCACAGATGTCCCGTATTTTAGCTGTTGGAGGTTATGGTTGTCTGATTTTGCTGTTGGGGTCAGTGTTATTGCTGCTGATTACCTGTCGGCACAAGAAAGCAAAGCTGCTTGGAAAGGAGCAAAATGAGGAACTGATGCTTGCTATCGCACACGACATTCGTGGACCACTGATGGCAATTGGCGGATATGCGGAGAACATGGGACAGTTGATCGAGGCAGAGGAGGGCAGACATTACCGGGACGAAATCCTGTCAAATGTCTCATATATGAACTCGATGATTACGAATATGATCTGTTATCTGAAGGAGCAGGAGGCGGATAAAAGTGAAAAATCCGCGGTTTCCATTCGGGAGATATTCGAGAAGAAGGCTGCGCAATATCAGGACCTGATCGACAAAAATAAGCTGAAGATCGCAATTGATGGAGATGTGAAGCTGCAGACGGATGCGAAGATGTTTGGCTATATTGCGGATAATCTGGTGACGAACGCAGTCAAATACGCAAAGCCGGAGACAGAGGTGCAGATTCAGATTGACAAGGATACCGTGATTGTGCGAAATGAGGCAGTTCATATCCCTGACTGCACACCGGAAGAATTGTGGAATCCGACAAAAAGGGGAGACGATGCGCGCACCGGCAGAAATGGAGGTGGCATGGGGCTTGGCATTGTGCACCGATTTTTAGATGCCTGCGGGTATACCGGAGAGATTCGGATGGAGAATGGTGTATTTGAAGTGATAATTAACCTAAAATAAATGAAATAGACGGAACCTTTTTTATGCAGACTGTATCTAACTTATGTAAGACGTTTTACAAATATCCTGAAAATGCGGAAAGGAGTACGCAGTGACAAAGGAAGACCTTGCGCAGGGAAATGTACAATGTATCGGAAATGTGTGGG encodes the following:
- a CDS encoding VWA-like domain-containing protein gives rise to the protein MKVDLILQDKKGITEEKKKSSEIQNAEKILMVLKRSLKDRYPGIGHVLHCMEFVPVKEEIQFETDGVHIFYSAKVVLMLFRQRKLRDMAYRIMHIVAHGLLRHFEIAEKYRNDIIMHTLMDQEVHYLLEQLSVPIDAQEEKPKFEFFESFYQQGWQTLFGRWKCTKKSYVAKQSLFRKRKMLKRDDHHIWSREKRYHMAFDASKPNQQDIQQFWKGLRELSCGMQDQNINQQILSDSIRTGGKQEKQHGSFAGGQAEIYRAAIASKINYSQYLKHFFRAGVREQEDVDSIDKALYAWGSSVYEDIVFIEPETDKNVYQMHTVILAIDTSGSCEGSVMSQFLAETRQILKSLKNISFEKLIILQCDAEITHETIYTKVSELPIDCDFEQEIYGFGGTSFIPVFEYTDRRVQAGEKVDCLIYLTDGYGDYPKQEPKKYQTFFVLQQDDEEADVFGNKLSIPDWITTLYLE
- a CDS encoding sensor histidine kinase encodes the protein MKGKKKKLTGRWKREMRKYRGNLIWKAILINCLAIALFWGVCSWVRGKANIEIGSYFTDARTSVQDYIISVLSDPGLFGAEERLIESKIEVKDRQEDTDGFSFLNRVYELGTGELIYENQNQKADDKLQKFVDERIEMISGANKPYFQVQLYNSAGGEKTESKTMDVIFEGIHNEALKLRGNYLMYGQRVYDTTGKGYVVLSAMYANPYTWYPQMSRILAVGGYGCLILLLGSVLLLLITCRHKKAKLLGKEQNEELMLAIAHDIRGPLMAIGGYAENMGQLIEAEEGRHYRDEILSNVSYMNSMITNMICYLKEQEADKSEKSAVSIREIFEKKAAQYQDLIDKNKLKIAIDGDVKLQTDAKMFGYIADNLVTNAVKYAKPETEVQIQIDKDTVIVRNEAVHIPDCTPEELWNPTKRGDDARTGRNGGGMGLGIVHRFLDACGYTGEIRMENGVFEVIINLK
- a CDS encoding sodium-dependent transporter, with the translated sequence MKKEQTRTSFKSRWGFILASVGSAVGMANVWGFPNKMGSNGGGAFLLIYLLFIFLFSYVGLPAEFAIGRWSHTGTLGSYENAWRSRNEKLAPAGRALGWLPLTGSLCIAIGYSIIVAYVLKAFVDSASGLLMQVNTSEWFESFSMTDFSVVPFHIIIIIGTLLTLLLGASSIEKSNKIMMPLFFLIFVVLAARVALLPGSASGYEFMFIPRWEALKDPTVWITAMGQAFFSLSVTGSGMIAYGSYLDRKEDVIAVSRHTAIFDTIAALVAALVIIPACFSYDVSVDAGPSLLFITLPSILQDIPLGQVFAIILYAAMIFAGVSSLQNMFEAVAESLLHRFPKLRRTVALGIICVICLGAGIGMEAITRWGTWMDLVSIYIIPIGATLGAISWFWIMKKEDLFAAINEGGKKPRGKLWYFLGRYLYVPIAIILCVIALAMKVAF
- a CDS encoding WYL domain-containing protein — encoded protein: MIYQMQGEPDMNSSPGKRESTIPGFSTNLKACLCGILHRESDLTTPMSVKTIQNALEKEAELCTGVHFNVSKPTIRKALDDLFAFSTAYPDFFCLIYGGYINKYYLHPASTKRHPRYISAEEVDTSGITVDKSANRELFYAFQSQFEPQELFSLLNGAEVNPYLSVREIQNLRKRLANAATPELVNQACNTENLSFDKELHMDIASVKLLKNLATLIHLLHMECQVEINYGKYQLNPLTSSFDLIATRTTASGLPKWQRLDPIAIFEANGFYYLAAHTDKSKEISDLAIYRIDRMIEIRPYKDISSKPLLISEDILQYRKSFSALEYKKSHPVMYGGSKVDIRMLVCEDATFSSGNALLDTFGSNIHIRPISEQEANQVLSSSRSELELTGEHWYMVSLHHSISGTVLWAKQHIDHVRLLSPPEAVDTLISSVSKGLSRY
- a CDS encoding response regulator transcription factor codes for the protein MYRFLMIEDDIQICEVVQDFFARESKGTIQVQTAQDGEVGLGKFYENEFDLVLLDIMLPGMNGLELCRYMRRRSVVPIIFLTAKDTEQDMMQGYATGCDDYMVKPFSLSVLYAKCLAILKRAKGTIREDELVCDDIRMNVLKYRVTVEGREVDLSPKEFALLRMLLENKGMVLLRERLLIGIWGYDYEGTDRCVDNHVRKLRKHLGSAGRCIKTVVGKGYKIEEMLPKKGA
- a CDS encoding metallophosphoesterase; the encoded protein is MRTYVMSDIHGMYNKFMLMLEKLQFSSADRLYVLGDLVQRGPDSVNVVREIMHRENVEAIMGNHDRMALDFRDPEIFADREVVEYLRKLPLYKKIGIAGQKYILVHAGLGAFSKEKKFESYSEGELTWTRTDYTKPYFEDIIVITGHTPTQKIPHNPYPGKIVRMNNHIAIDCGAPFKHGCLAALCLETGEEFYV
- a CDS encoding ATP-binding protein, yielding MYEYSIQEAKKEIKDSIRIYLQKDAAGNYLLQGSKKNPFYIVGEPGIGKTEMAKQIADELEIGFFATSLTHHTRNSVLGLPTIVEFNEEKMTEYTMPDMLAQIEKLCAKGETEGILLIDEFASMSEALVAPMLAFLQSKCIGNHYLPEGWTLMLCSNPPEYNETAREFDAAVMDRVRYMRVTYAGKDFLRYAEQINMHPLIIEYLRKNPDQAYVCVNNNGKKEIVTARSWENLSNCIYGYEAIGEQVTERLVYQFIKSERTAYGFCQYYVLSNTAFCAEDISNILNGNIKTYFAKIRALDYEKKWRVIKLLQDELLTGSETIEVRGRYLDYLADMIDNWTAWMWTQKDTKEQSGASVETQAIRGDDYYFALNYLTGRNSMRVLPDCLMEKAANPEWQKLETQMAETVMEKVSREHSIVGNNINPEILTQMQNWHTRHTADNMEKIKQKNNQIKNTFEFLDYIGDPIIRENFVRNLNQQSSLLYILAKGENKPYIKAMTALLGESA